The proteins below are encoded in one region of Macrococcus armenti:
- a CDS encoding deoxyribonuclease IV: protein MLIGSHVSMSGKKMLLQASEEAASYGASTFMIYTGAPQNTRRKAIEELNIEAGQAHMKAHGLSNIVVHAPYIINIANTVKPEVFALGVEFLQKEIERTEALGAKDIVLHPGAHVGAGEEAGIKKIIEGLNEVLTNNNDVRIALETMAGKGSECGKSFEELAEIISGVTHNERLSVCFDTCHTHDAGYDIVNNLDGVLTDFDKIVGLERIKVLHVNDSKNVMGARKDRHENYGFGNIGFDALTNIVYHEAFQSIPKILETPYVQVGEDKKNKKPPYKFEINMIKSKTFDPELLEKIKLQ from the coding sequence ATGTTAATCGGATCTCATGTATCAATGAGTGGTAAAAAGATGTTGCTTCAAGCATCTGAAGAAGCAGCAAGTTATGGCGCTTCTACATTTATGATCTATACTGGTGCACCACAGAACACGCGTCGTAAAGCAATAGAAGAATTAAATATTGAAGCGGGACAGGCACATATGAAAGCGCATGGACTGTCTAATATCGTTGTTCATGCACCATATATTATTAATATTGCCAATACTGTTAAGCCAGAAGTCTTCGCTTTAGGTGTTGAGTTTCTGCAGAAGGAAATTGAAAGAACTGAGGCACTCGGTGCGAAAGATATCGTTTTACATCCTGGTGCTCATGTAGGTGCAGGTGAAGAAGCGGGAATTAAGAAGATTATTGAAGGTTTAAATGAAGTATTGACGAACAATAATGATGTGCGTATCGCACTTGAAACGATGGCCGGTAAAGGGTCAGAATGCGGAAAGTCTTTCGAAGAGCTTGCAGAAATCATTTCAGGAGTTACGCATAATGAACGTCTATCTGTATGTTTTGATACGTGTCATACACATGATGCCGGCTATGATATCGTCAATAATCTTGATGGTGTTTTAACTGATTTTGACAAAATTGTAGGACTGGAGCGAATAAAAGTACTTCATGTTAATGACAGTAAAAATGTCATGGGTGCTAGAAAAGACAGACATGAAAACTATGGTTTTGGTAATATTGGCTTTGATGCACTTACAAATATCGTCTATCATGAAGCATTCCAGAGTATTCCTAAAATTTTAGAAACACCATACGTTCAAGTTGGTGAAGATAAGAAAAATAAAAAGCCACCTTATAAATTTGAAATTAATATGATTAAAAGTAAAACTTTTGATCCTGAATTATTAGAGAAGATTAAATTGCAGTAG
- a CDS encoding metal ABC transporter ATP-binding protein, with product MKPVFEIKDVSYRYPDKKALSNINISIYPGDFLAIVGPNGSGKSTLLKLILGILNLQDGEILMNGTDIRKLNKRTGIGYVSQKANAASSGFPANVYEVVRSGLIQMKPIFQRFNKADDKKVEAILKRLHIDHLKHKNISDLSGGQQQRVFIARALISNPSVLVLDEPTVGIDAKHVAEFYALLEQLKNEGITILLVTHDIGVVVDTATQVACLNEHLHFHGTAHQFKSLDEVEISKIYGHPVQFIDHSGHDRECCL from the coding sequence ATGAAACCAGTATTTGAAATTAAGGATGTTTCTTATCGATACCCTGATAAGAAGGCGTTATCGAACATTAATATCAGTATATATCCTGGTGATTTTTTAGCAATCGTCGGACCTAACGGGTCGGGTAAATCAACGCTATTAAAGTTGATTCTCGGTATTTTAAATTTACAGGATGGCGAAATATTAATGAACGGAACTGATATTCGTAAATTAAATAAACGTACAGGCATAGGTTATGTGTCACAAAAAGCAAATGCAGCGAGTTCTGGATTCCCTGCAAATGTTTATGAAGTTGTACGTAGTGGATTAATTCAGATGAAACCGATATTTCAGAGATTTAATAAAGCGGACGACAAAAAAGTGGAAGCAATATTAAAACGTCTCCATATCGATCATTTAAAACATAAAAATATTTCTGATCTGTCAGGTGGACAGCAGCAGCGTGTATTTATTGCACGTGCTTTAATTTCAAATCCATCTGTACTCGTACTTGATGAGCCGACAGTCGGCATTGATGCAAAGCATGTTGCTGAATTTTATGCTTTACTAGAACAACTTAAAAATGAAGGTATCACGATACTACTCGTAACGCATGATATCGGTGTTGTAGTTGATACTGCAACACAAGTTGCCTGTTTAAACGAGCATTTACACTTCCATGGTACAGCACACCAGTTTAAATCATTAGATGAAGTTGAAATTTCAAAAATATACGGTCACCCTGTACAGTTTATTGATCACAGCGGTCATGATAGGGAGTGTTGTTTATGA